The following are from one region of the Hydrogenophaga sp. BPS33 genome:
- the ubiB gene encoding ubiquinone biosynthesis regulatory protein kinase UbiB, translating into MRHLFRGVTIVWVVLRYGLDELVLSSFERPALRLLTRIVSIGRKLDAPRGARLREALERLGPIFVKFGQVLSTRRDLLPPDIADELALLQDRVPPFPSAVAVAMIERAFGKPLSAVFSHFEQVPVASASVAQVHFATLLDGRHGGREVAVKVLRPNMRPVIDKDLSLMRMMAGWVERLSADGKRLKPREVVAEFDKYLHDELDLLREAANAAQLRRNMQGLELVLIPEMLWDYCHTEVMVMERMDGIPINRVADLRALGVDIPKLARDGVTIFFTQVFRDGFFHADMHPGNIQVSTAPATFGRYISLDFGIVGTLTEFDKEYLAQNFTAFFRRDYKRVAELHIESGWVPAETRVDELESAIRAVCEPYFDRPLKEISLGMVLMRLFQTSRRFHVEIQPQLVLLQKTLLNIEGLGRQLDPELDLWSTAKPFLEKWMVEQIGPHKLLEQLKAEAPHYAKLLPALPRLLHDYLQHKPHELRRELGTLLSEQRRTNRLLQGIVYGGVGFLLGLIAMQVLVRVRLW; encoded by the coding sequence ATGAGGCACCTCTTTCGCGGCGTCACCATCGTCTGGGTGGTGTTGCGGTATGGCCTGGACGAGCTGGTGCTCTCCAGTTTCGAGCGGCCGGCCCTGCGCCTGCTCACGCGCATCGTCTCGATCGGCCGCAAGCTCGATGCACCCCGTGGCGCACGCCTGCGCGAAGCGCTGGAGCGGCTCGGGCCGATTTTCGTCAAGTTCGGCCAGGTGCTCTCGACCCGGCGCGACCTGCTGCCGCCCGACATCGCCGACGAACTGGCCCTGCTGCAAGACCGCGTGCCACCGTTTCCCAGCGCGGTGGCGGTGGCGATGATCGAGCGCGCCTTTGGCAAACCCTTGTCCGCCGTGTTTTCGCACTTCGAGCAGGTGCCGGTGGCCAGCGCCTCGGTGGCCCAGGTGCATTTCGCCACCCTGCTGGACGGCCGCCACGGTGGCCGCGAGGTCGCGGTGAAGGTGTTGCGCCCGAACATGCGCCCGGTGATCGACAAAGACCTGAGCCTCATGCGCATGATGGCCGGCTGGGTGGAGCGGCTCTCGGCCGACGGCAAGCGCCTCAAGCCGCGCGAGGTGGTGGCCGAGTTCGACAAGTACCTGCACGACGAGCTCGACCTGCTGCGCGAGGCCGCGAACGCGGCGCAGCTGCGCCGCAACATGCAGGGCCTGGAGCTCGTGCTGATCCCGGAAATGCTCTGGGACTACTGCCACACGGAGGTGATGGTGATGGAGCGCATGGACGGCATCCCCATCAACCGGGTGGCCGACCTGCGCGCCCTGGGCGTGGACATCCCGAAGCTCGCGCGCGACGGTGTCACCATCTTTTTCACCCAGGTGTTTCGCGACGGCTTCTTCCACGCCGACATGCACCCCGGCAACATCCAGGTGAGCACCGCGCCGGCCACCTTCGGGCGCTACATCTCGCTGGACTTCGGCATCGTCGGCACCCTCACCGAGTTCGACAAGGAATACCTGGCGCAGAACTTCACCGCCTTCTTCCGGCGCGACTACAAGCGCGTGGCCGAGCTGCACATCGAGTCCGGCTGGGTGCCGGCCGAGACGCGGGTCGACGAACTGGAGTCGGCGATCCGCGCCGTGTGCGAACCCTACTTCGACCGGCCGCTCAAGGAGATCTCCCTCGGCATGGTGCTCATGCGCCTGTTCCAGACCTCGCGGCGCTTCCACGTGGAAATCCAGCCGCAACTGGTGCTGCTGCAGAAAACCCTGCTCAACATCGAAGGCCTGGGACGCCAGCTCGATCCTGAGCTGGACCTCTGGAGCACCGCCAAACCCTTTCTCGAAAAATGGATGGTCGAGCAGATCGGCCCGCACAAGCTGCTGGAACAGCTCAAGGCGGAAGCGCCGCACTACGCCAAGCTGTTGCCCGCGCTGCCGCGCCTGCTGCACGACTACCTGCAGCACAAGCCGCACGAACTGCGGCGCGAACTCGGCACCCTGCTGAGCGAACAGCGGCGCACCAACCGGCTGCTGCAAGGTATCGTCTATGGCGGTGTGGGTTTTCTGCTGGGCCTGATCGCGATGCAGGTGCTGGTGCGCGTACGGCTCTGGTAG
- a CDS encoding DUF883 family protein, with product MPKIRETSLDNKDKLIADLQRVIGDAEELMQATAHQTEGKVVELRDRIADNLREARHKLADAEASIRERTAEMARVTDDYVHDHPWSAIGAAAGVGLLVGMLISRR from the coding sequence ATGCCCAAGATTCGCGAAACATCCCTGGACAACAAGGACAAACTCATTGCCGACCTGCAACGTGTGATCGGCGATGCCGAGGAGCTCATGCAGGCTACCGCCCACCAGACCGAGGGCAAAGTGGTCGAGTTGCGCGACCGCATTGCCGACAACCTGCGCGAGGCGCGCCACAAGCTGGCCGACGCGGAAGCCTCCATCCGGGAGCGCACCGCCGAAATGGCCCGTGTCACCGATGACTATGTGCACGATCACCCGTGGTCGGCCATCGGCGCTGCTGCGGGTGTGGGCCTGCTGGTCGGCATGCTCATCAGCCGCCGCTGA
- the aspS gene encoding aspartate--tRNA ligase — MAMRTHYCGLVTEAQLGQTVQLCGWVNRRRDHGGVIFIDLRDREGYVQVVCDPDRAEMFKVAEDVRNEFCVQVTGLVRARPEGTTNDKLKSGQIEVLCHELKVLNASVTPPFQLDDENLSETTRLTHRVLDLRRPYMQHNLMLRYRVAMEVRKFLDANGFIDIETPMLTKSTPEGARDYLVPSRVHDGMFFALPQSPQLFKQLLMVAGFDRYYQITKCFRDEDLRADRQPEFTQIDIETSFLTEEDIRDMFQGMIKTVFQNTLGVDLGEFPIMAYSEAMHRFGSDKPDLRVKLEFTELTDVMADVDFKVFSAPATMKGGRVVALCVRGGADISRSEIDAYTDFVKIYGAKGLAWIKVNQVAEGRDGLQSPIVKNLHDKAVAEILSRTGAQDGDIIFFGADKAKVVNDAIGALRLKIGHSELGKKNGLFENRWAPMWVVDFPMFEHDEEADRWTAVHHPFTAPKDGHEDWMVTAPEKCIAKGYDMVLNGWEIGGGSVRIHTAAVQQKVFDALKITPEEAQLKFGFLLDALQYGAPPHGGLAFGLDRIVTLMTGADSIRDVIAFPKTQRAQCLLTQAPSPVDEKQLRELHIRLRNVDAHKSP; from the coding sequence ATGGCGATGCGTACCCACTATTGCGGTCTGGTGACCGAAGCCCAATTGGGCCAAACCGTGCAACTGTGCGGCTGGGTCAACCGCCGCCGCGACCATGGCGGCGTGATCTTCATCGACCTGCGCGACCGCGAAGGCTATGTGCAGGTGGTCTGCGACCCGGACCGCGCCGAGATGTTCAAGGTCGCCGAGGACGTGCGCAACGAGTTCTGCGTGCAGGTCACCGGCCTGGTGCGCGCGCGCCCCGAGGGCACCACCAACGACAAGCTCAAGAGCGGCCAGATCGAGGTGCTGTGCCACGAACTCAAGGTGCTCAACGCGTCGGTCACGCCACCGTTCCAGCTCGACGACGAGAACCTGTCGGAGACCACGCGCCTCACGCACCGCGTGCTCGACCTGCGCCGTCCCTACATGCAGCACAACCTCATGCTGCGCTACCGCGTGGCCATGGAAGTGCGCAAGTTCCTCGATGCCAACGGCTTCATCGACATCGAAACCCCCATGCTCACCAAGAGCACGCCCGAAGGCGCGCGCGACTACCTGGTGCCCAGCCGCGTGCACGACGGCATGTTCTTCGCGCTGCCGCAGTCGCCGCAGCTGTTCAAGCAACTGCTGATGGTGGCCGGCTTCGACCGCTACTACCAGATCACCAAGTGTTTCCGCGACGAAGACCTGCGCGCCGACCGCCAGCCCGAGTTCACGCAGATCGATATCGAAACCTCGTTCCTGACCGAGGAAGACATCCGCGACATGTTCCAGGGGATGATCAAGACGGTGTTCCAGAATACGCTGGGCGTGGACCTGGGCGAGTTCCCGATCATGGCCTACAGCGAAGCCATGCACCGCTTCGGCTCGGACAAGCCCGACTTGCGCGTCAAGCTGGAGTTCACCGAACTCACCGACGTGATGGCCGACGTGGACTTCAAGGTCTTCTCCGCACCCGCCACCATGAAGGGTGGCCGCGTGGTGGCGCTGTGCGTGCGCGGTGGGGCTGACATCAGCCGCAGCGAGATCGACGCCTACACCGACTTCGTGAAGATCTACGGCGCCAAGGGCCTGGCCTGGATCAAGGTCAACCAGGTGGCCGAAGGCCGTGATGGCCTGCAAAGCCCGATCGTGAAGAACCTGCACGACAAGGCCGTGGCCGAGATCCTTTCGCGCACTGGCGCGCAAGATGGCGACATCATCTTCTTCGGCGCCGACAAGGCCAAGGTCGTCAACGACGCCATCGGCGCGCTGCGCCTGAAGATCGGCCACAGCGAACTGGGCAAGAAGAACGGCCTGTTCGAGAACCGCTGGGCGCCGATGTGGGTGGTGGACTTCCCCATGTTCGAGCACGACGAGGAAGCCGACCGCTGGACGGCGGTGCACCACCCCTTTACAGCGCCCAAGGACGGCCACGAAGACTGGATGGTCACCGCGCCCGAGAAGTGCATCGCCAAGGGCTACGACATGGTGCTCAACGGCTGGGAAATCGGAGGCGGCTCGGTGCGTATCCACACCGCCGCCGTGCAGCAGAAGGTGTTCGACGCGCTCAAGATCACGCCCGAAGAAGCCCAGCTCAAGTTCGGTTTCCTGCTCGATGCGCTGCAGTACGGCGCGCCGCCCCATGGCGGCCTGGCCTTCGGCCTGGACCGCATCGTCACGCTCATGACCGGCGCCGACTCCATCCGCGACGTGATTGCCTTCCCCAAGACCCAGCGCGCCCAGTGCCTGCTGACCCAGGCCCCCAGCCCGGTGGACGAGAAGCAGTTGCGGGAGTTGCACATCCGCCTGCGCAACGTGGACGCGCACAAGTCGCCTTGA
- a CDS encoding Tim44 domain-containing protein codes for MNKLWSVLLVCAMALSAQDVFAKRMGGGGSFGKQSGNVTQQRSSAPPAQNAAPQQAPTQNAAARPATANPAAAAPKRPWGAMLGGLAAGLGLAWLANAMGFGEGFAQFLMFALLAVVVMAVVGMVMRRRAPAATGPSMAYQGVGQSQFDPVTPRGYKEHNVGNDASARPWERSGPALLDTRSGGSMIGSALQGSQSWGVPDGFDAEGFLSASKGNFVTLQNAWDRADIPALRAMMTDDMLEQIRSQLAERERAGGGANKTDVVMLEAKLLGIEELDDEYMASVEFSGMIREDVSAGPNPFREVWNITRPKSGPGGWLVAGVQALQ; via the coding sequence ATGAACAAGTTGTGGTCCGTGTTGCTGGTGTGCGCAATGGCACTGAGCGCCCAGGACGTTTTTGCCAAGCGCATGGGTGGCGGTGGCTCGTTCGGCAAACAATCGGGCAACGTGACGCAGCAGCGCAGCAGCGCGCCGCCCGCGCAGAACGCCGCGCCTCAGCAGGCGCCGACCCAGAATGCCGCCGCCCGTCCTGCCACGGCCAATCCGGCTGCCGCCGCGCCGAAGCGGCCCTGGGGCGCCATGCTCGGTGGCCTGGCCGCTGGCCTGGGCCTGGCCTGGCTGGCCAACGCCATGGGCTTTGGCGAAGGCTTTGCCCAATTCCTGATGTTCGCCTTGCTGGCCGTGGTGGTCATGGCCGTGGTGGGCATGGTGATGCGCCGTCGCGCACCGGCCGCCACGGGGCCTTCCATGGCTTACCAAGGTGTGGGCCAGTCGCAGTTCGATCCGGTCACGCCCCGTGGGTACAAGGAGCACAACGTCGGCAACGACGCTTCGGCCCGGCCTTGGGAGCGCAGCGGCCCGGCTTTGCTGGACACCCGCTCGGGCGGCTCCATGATCGGTTCCGCCCTGCAGGGCAGCCAGTCCTGGGGTGTGCCCGATGGCTTCGACGCCGAGGGCTTCCTCAGCGCCTCGAAGGGCAACTTCGTGACGCTGCAGAACGCCTGGGACCGTGCCGACATCCCGGCACTGCGGGCCATGATGACCGATGACATGCTGGAGCAGATCCGCAGCCAGCTCGCCGAGCGAGAACGCGCCGGTGGAGGCGCCAACAAGACCGACGTCGTCATGCTGGAAGCCAAGCTGCTGGGCATCGAGGAACTCGACGACGAATACATGGCCAGCGTGGAGTTCTCCGGGATGATCCGCGAAGACGTCTCCGCCGGCCCGAACCCGTTTCGCGAGGTCTGGAACATCACCCGACCCAAGAGCGGCCCCGGGGGCTGGCTGGTCGCGGGTGTGCAGGCACTGCAGTAA
- a CDS encoding DUF502 domain-containing protein — protein MPSLRKWLFSGLLVLVPLIITLWVLEWVVSTLDQTLRILPTSWQPDQFLGIHIPGLGVLFALVVVLSIGALASNIIGNKLVTWWHALLHRIPVVRSIYSGVKQVSDTLFSEKGNAFRKALLVQWPHDGMWTIAFLTGSPAGEVLGHLQGTPGAGEHDEFLSVYVPTTPNPTGGYFVMLRKSACIELSMSVDEALTYIVSMGVIVPGGPKNPHIQVAADGAITTSSS, from the coding sequence ATGCCCTCCTTGCGCAAATGGCTGTTCTCGGGCCTGCTCGTGCTGGTGCCCCTGATCATCACGCTCTGGGTGCTGGAGTGGGTGGTGAGCACGCTCGACCAGACCTTGCGCATCCTGCCCACCAGCTGGCAGCCCGACCAATTCCTCGGCATCCACATTCCAGGGCTGGGCGTGCTGTTCGCGTTGGTGGTGGTGCTCTCCATTGGTGCACTGGCGTCCAACATCATCGGCAACAAGCTGGTGACCTGGTGGCATGCGCTGCTGCACCGCATTCCGGTGGTGCGCTCGATCTACTCGGGCGTGAAGCAGGTCTCCGACACGCTGTTTTCCGAGAAGGGCAATGCGTTTCGCAAGGCCCTGCTGGTGCAATGGCCGCACGACGGCATGTGGACCATTGCGTTCCTCACCGGTTCTCCGGCTGGCGAGGTGCTGGGGCACCTGCAGGGCACGCCCGGTGCGGGCGAACACGACGAGTTCCTCAGCGTGTACGTGCCCACCACGCCCAATCCCACCGGTGGCTATTTCGTGATGCTGCGCAAGAGCGCCTGTATCGAACTGAGCATGAGCGTGGACGAAGCGCTCACCTACATCGTGTCCATGGGCGTGATCGTGCCCGGGGGCCCCAAGAACCCCCACATCCAGGTGGCCGCCGATGGCGCCATCACCACTTCTTCTTCCTGA
- a CDS encoding gamma-butyrobetaine hydroxylase-like domain-containing protein: protein MAGLTKDTPTPQSITLHQQSRVLEVGFSDGSEFKIPFELMRICSPSAEVQGHGKGQEVLQTGKRGVGIVALEPVGNYAVQPTFSDGHSSGIFSWDYLYFLGSKQSELWADYEARLKTAGVDRDAPMPDKGGHACGNH, encoded by the coding sequence ATGGCCGGACTCACCAAAGACACCCCCACGCCCCAGTCGATCACGCTGCACCAGCAATCGCGCGTGCTCGAAGTCGGGTTTTCCGACGGCAGCGAATTCAAGATTCCGTTCGAGTTGATGCGGATCTGCTCGCCCTCGGCCGAAGTCCAGGGCCACGGCAAGGGCCAGGAGGTGCTGCAGACCGGCAAACGCGGTGTGGGCATCGTCGCGCTGGAGCCGGTGGGCAACTACGCGGTCCAACCCACCTTTTCCGACGGCCACAGCAGCGGCATCTTTTCCTGGGACTACTTGTATTTCCTGGGCTCGAAGCAATCTGAGCTCTGGGCCGACTACGAGGCGCGTCTGAAGACGGCTGGCGTCGATCGCGATGCGCCCATGCCGGACAAGGGCGGTCACGCCTGCGGCAACCACTGA
- the ubiE gene encoding bifunctional demethylmenaquinone methyltransferase/2-methoxy-6-polyprenyl-1,4-benzoquinol methylase UbiE — MASTHFGFKNVDEREKARHVRSVFDSVAPKYDVMNDLMSGGLHRVWKRYTITVANPQPGDQVLDIAGGTGDLSLAFARKVGPTGRVVHTDINEAMLREGRTRLLDLGIVLPTMVCDAEKLPFASDSFDFVSVAFGLRNMTHKELALAEMHRTLKPGGKLLVLEFSRVAKPLEKAYDWYSFNVLPKLGKLVAGDEDSYRYLAESIRMHPGQEALRQMMRDAGFGHVDVHNLSAGVVALHVGIKC, encoded by the coding sequence ATGGCCTCGACCCACTTCGGATTCAAGAACGTCGACGAGCGCGAAAAAGCACGCCACGTGCGCAGCGTGTTCGACTCGGTCGCGCCCAAGTACGACGTGATGAACGACCTCATGTCGGGTGGCCTGCACCGCGTGTGGAAACGCTACACGATCACCGTGGCCAACCCGCAGCCGGGCGACCAGGTGCTCGACATCGCTGGCGGCACTGGCGACCTGTCCCTGGCCTTCGCGCGCAAGGTCGGCCCCACTGGCCGCGTGGTGCACACCGACATCAACGAAGCCATGCTGCGCGAAGGCCGCACGCGCCTGCTCGACCTGGGGATCGTCTTGCCCACCATGGTGTGCGACGCCGAGAAGCTGCCCTTTGCGAGCGACTCGTTTGATTTTGTGTCGGTGGCGTTTGGCCTGCGCAACATGACGCACAAGGAACTTGCACTGGCCGAAATGCATCGGACCCTCAAGCCGGGCGGCAAATTGCTGGTGCTGGAGTTTTCCCGGGTAGCGAAGCCGCTCGAAAAGGCCTATGACTGGTATTCGTTCAATGTGTTGCCGAAATTGGGCAAGCTGGTGGCCGGCGACGAGGACAGCTACCGCTACCTCGCCGAATCCATCCGCATGCACCCGGGGCAGGAGGCCTTGAGGCAGATGATGCGCGACGCCGGTTTTGGCCACGTGGATGTGCACAACCTGAGCGCCGGGGTGGTGGCGCTGCATGTGGGCATCAAGTGTTGA
- a CDS encoding FmdB family zinc ribbon protein → MPIYAYKCESCGHAKDVLQKISDDPLSVCPACGQASFKKQLTAAGFQLKGSGWYVTDFREGNKPPAAATATATDAKPAGDAAAAAAGAAPAPAAGPAPAPAPAAAAPAAAAPPSSAS, encoded by the coding sequence ATGCCTATTTACGCCTACAAGTGCGAGTCCTGCGGCCATGCCAAGGACGTGCTGCAAAAGATCTCCGACGACCCGCTCAGCGTGTGCCCGGCCTGCGGCCAGGCCAGTTTCAAGAAGCAGCTGACCGCCGCCGGCTTCCAGCTCAAAGGGTCGGGCTGGTACGTCACCGACTTCCGCGAAGGCAACAAACCGCCTGCGGCCGCTACCGCTACCGCCACCGACGCCAAGCCGGCCGGCGACGCCGCCGCGGCTGCCGCTGGCGCGGCGCCTGCGCCTGCCGCGGGTCCGGCGCCAGCACCCGCGCCGGCCGCCGCCGCGCCAGCGGCAGCCGCGCCGCCGTCCTCGGCCTCCTGA